One window from the genome of Gadus macrocephalus chromosome 7, ASM3116895v1 encodes:
- the LOC132460691 gene encoding transmembrane protein 237B-like isoform X1, producing MERPNITTTRRRDLPEKPQRTLPAMPSQDSAVDLPVPKTKKKRSKKVPSGVDNVEDPGVEMERVPSQGASPLGDAVTPDLGSDGGATQRRRRKKKTPTLDLAEDQAELVNGDRLDNLTDVETETVKKPKRKRKSRQAEPLPPELDVEEDDIISDSPPSIPQHALFSAPLGQSQPVGKVFIERHKRFQAADRSGAVQRSSDQTDDLMDQQQYWTTRDVALRVHGGFRVVGLFSHGFLAGYAVWNMVVVYVLAGKHLTGSLDLLVQYHGLAYPAQSLTYLLLALSTVAAFDRVNLAKGSLALREFLTLDPMALASFLYFSALVLSLSQQMTSDRINLYQSNSSLWTPGREGEVMHPWVTVNLVVAVLVGLAWIFISSQPETDYTEGYLMSMEVEPEYKTEMTA from the exons ATGGAAAGACCAAACATAACG ACAACTCGGCGGAGGGACCTGCCGGAGAAACCCCAG AGGACCCTGCCTGCGATGCCGAG CCAGGACTCAGCCG TAGATCTCCCAGTccccaagactaagaagaaaCGATCGAAGAAGGTTCCCAGTGGGGTGGACAATGTGGAGG aCCCCGGGGTGGAGATGGAGCGGGTCCCCAGCCAGGGGGCCTCCCCTCTGGGGGACGCCGTCACCCCCGACCTGGGCAGTGACGGAGGGGCCACGCagcgcaggaggaggaagaagaagacccCCACCTTAG ACCTTGCAGAGGACCAGGCTGAGCTGGTGAACGGCGACCGTCTGGACAACCTGACGGACGTGGAGACGGAGACGGTCAAGAAACCAAAGAGGAAGAG gaagTCCAGGCAGGcagagcccctcccccctgaactggatgtggaggaggatgacatcatcagtgactcccccccctccatcccccagcATGCACTGTTCTCGGCGCCGCTGGGCCAGAGCCAGCCGGTGGGGAAGGTCTTCATCGAGAGGCACA agcgtTTCCAGGCGGCAGATCGCTCCGGTGCTGTGCAGCGGTCCAGCGACCAGACCGATGACCTCATGGACCAGCAGCAGTACTGGACCACCAGGGACGTGGCCCTCAGGGTCCACGGGGGCTTCCG GGTGGTGGGTCTCTTCTCCCATGGGTTCCTGGCGGGCTATGCGGTCTGGAACATGGTGGTGGTCTATGTCCTGGCGGGGAAGCACCTGACGGGGTCCCTAGACCTGCTGGTCCAATACCACGGCCTGGCCTATCCCGCCCAGTCCCTCACCTacctgctgctggccctgagCACTGTGGCCGCCTTCGACAG GGTGAACCTGGCGAAGGGCTCCTTGGCGCTGAGAGAGttcctgacccttgaccccatgGCGCTGGCCTCGTTCT tataTTTCTCGGCCCTGGTTCTGTCTCTCAGTCAGCAGATGACCAGTGACCGGATCAACCTCTACCAGTCCAACAGCAGCCTGTG GAcaccagggagggagggcgaggtGATGCACCCCTGGGTGACGGTGAACCTGGTGGTGGCCGTGCTGGTCGGCCTGGCCTGGATCTTCATCTCCTCACAGCCAGAGACCGACTAcactgagg GGTACCTGATGTCCATGGAGGTGGAACCAGAGTACAAGACGGAGATGACAGCATGA
- the LOC132460691 gene encoding transmembrane protein 237B-like isoform X2, with protein sequence MERPNITTTRRRDLPEKPQRTLPAMPSQDSADLPVPKTKKKRSKKVPSGVDNVEDPGVEMERVPSQGASPLGDAVTPDLGSDGGATQRRRRKKKTPTLDLAEDQAELVNGDRLDNLTDVETETVKKPKRKRKSRQAEPLPPELDVEEDDIISDSPPSIPQHALFSAPLGQSQPVGKVFIERHKRFQAADRSGAVQRSSDQTDDLMDQQQYWTTRDVALRVHGGFRVVGLFSHGFLAGYAVWNMVVVYVLAGKHLTGSLDLLVQYHGLAYPAQSLTYLLLALSTVAAFDRVNLAKGSLALREFLTLDPMALASFLYFSALVLSLSQQMTSDRINLYQSNSSLWTPGREGEVMHPWVTVNLVVAVLVGLAWIFISSQPETDYTEGYLMSMEVEPEYKTEMTA encoded by the exons ATGGAAAGACCAAACATAACG ACAACTCGGCGGAGGGACCTGCCGGAGAAACCCCAG AGGACCCTGCCTGCGATGCCGAG CCAGGACTCAGCCG ATCTCCCAGTccccaagactaagaagaaaCGATCGAAGAAGGTTCCCAGTGGGGTGGACAATGTGGAGG aCCCCGGGGTGGAGATGGAGCGGGTCCCCAGCCAGGGGGCCTCCCCTCTGGGGGACGCCGTCACCCCCGACCTGGGCAGTGACGGAGGGGCCACGCagcgcaggaggaggaagaagaagacccCCACCTTAG ACCTTGCAGAGGACCAGGCTGAGCTGGTGAACGGCGACCGTCTGGACAACCTGACGGACGTGGAGACGGAGACGGTCAAGAAACCAAAGAGGAAGAG gaagTCCAGGCAGGcagagcccctcccccctgaactggatgtggaggaggatgacatcatcagtgactcccccccctccatcccccagcATGCACTGTTCTCGGCGCCGCTGGGCCAGAGCCAGCCGGTGGGGAAGGTCTTCATCGAGAGGCACA agcgtTTCCAGGCGGCAGATCGCTCCGGTGCTGTGCAGCGGTCCAGCGACCAGACCGATGACCTCATGGACCAGCAGCAGTACTGGACCACCAGGGACGTGGCCCTCAGGGTCCACGGGGGCTTCCG GGTGGTGGGTCTCTTCTCCCATGGGTTCCTGGCGGGCTATGCGGTCTGGAACATGGTGGTGGTCTATGTCCTGGCGGGGAAGCACCTGACGGGGTCCCTAGACCTGCTGGTCCAATACCACGGCCTGGCCTATCCCGCCCAGTCCCTCACCTacctgctgctggccctgagCACTGTGGCCGCCTTCGACAG GGTGAACCTGGCGAAGGGCTCCTTGGCGCTGAGAGAGttcctgacccttgaccccatgGCGCTGGCCTCGTTCT tataTTTCTCGGCCCTGGTTCTGTCTCTCAGTCAGCAGATGACCAGTGACCGGATCAACCTCTACCAGTCCAACAGCAGCCTGTG GAcaccagggagggagggcgaggtGATGCACCCCTGGGTGACGGTGAACCTGGTGGTGGCCGTGCTGGTCGGCCTGGCCTGGATCTTCATCTCCTCACAGCCAGAGACCGACTAcactgagg GGTACCTGATGTCCATGGAGGTGGAACCAGAGTACAAGACGGAGATGACAGCATGA
- the LOC132460691 gene encoding transmembrane protein 237B-like isoform X4 → MARKSTRTLPAMPSQDSADLPVPKTKKKRSKKVPSGVDNVEDPGVEMERVPSQGASPLGDAVTPDLGSDGGATQRRRRKKKTPTLDLAEDQAELVNGDRLDNLTDVETETVKKPKRKRKSRQAEPLPPELDVEEDDIISDSPPSIPQHALFSAPLGQSQPVGKVFIERHKRFQAADRSGAVQRSSDQTDDLMDQQQYWTTRDVALRVHGGFRVVGLFSHGFLAGYAVWNMVVVYVLAGKHLTGSLDLLVQYHGLAYPAQSLTYLLLALSTVAAFDRVNLAKGSLALREFLTLDPMALASFLYFSALVLSLSQQMTSDRINLYQSNSSLWTPGREGEVMHPWVTVNLVVAVLVGLAWIFISSQPETDYTEGYLMSMEVEPEYKTEMTA, encoded by the exons ATGGCGAGGAAATCCACG AGGACCCTGCCTGCGATGCCGAG CCAGGACTCAGCCG ATCTCCCAGTccccaagactaagaagaaaCGATCGAAGAAGGTTCCCAGTGGGGTGGACAATGTGGAGG aCCCCGGGGTGGAGATGGAGCGGGTCCCCAGCCAGGGGGCCTCCCCTCTGGGGGACGCCGTCACCCCCGACCTGGGCAGTGACGGAGGGGCCACGCagcgcaggaggaggaagaagaagacccCCACCTTAG ACCTTGCAGAGGACCAGGCTGAGCTGGTGAACGGCGACCGTCTGGACAACCTGACGGACGTGGAGACGGAGACGGTCAAGAAACCAAAGAGGAAGAG gaagTCCAGGCAGGcagagcccctcccccctgaactggatgtggaggaggatgacatcatcagtgactcccccccctccatcccccagcATGCACTGTTCTCGGCGCCGCTGGGCCAGAGCCAGCCGGTGGGGAAGGTCTTCATCGAGAGGCACA agcgtTTCCAGGCGGCAGATCGCTCCGGTGCTGTGCAGCGGTCCAGCGACCAGACCGATGACCTCATGGACCAGCAGCAGTACTGGACCACCAGGGACGTGGCCCTCAGGGTCCACGGGGGCTTCCG GGTGGTGGGTCTCTTCTCCCATGGGTTCCTGGCGGGCTATGCGGTCTGGAACATGGTGGTGGTCTATGTCCTGGCGGGGAAGCACCTGACGGGGTCCCTAGACCTGCTGGTCCAATACCACGGCCTGGCCTATCCCGCCCAGTCCCTCACCTacctgctgctggccctgagCACTGTGGCCGCCTTCGACAG GGTGAACCTGGCGAAGGGCTCCTTGGCGCTGAGAGAGttcctgacccttgaccccatgGCGCTGGCCTCGTTCT tataTTTCTCGGCCCTGGTTCTGTCTCTCAGTCAGCAGATGACCAGTGACCGGATCAACCTCTACCAGTCCAACAGCAGCCTGTG GAcaccagggagggagggcgaggtGATGCACCCCTGGGTGACGGTGAACCTGGTGGTGGCCGTGCTGGTCGGCCTGGCCTGGATCTTCATCTCCTCACAGCCAGAGACCGACTAcactgagg GGTACCTGATGTCCATGGAGGTGGAACCAGAGTACAAGACGGAGATGACAGCATGA
- the LOC132460691 gene encoding transmembrane protein 237B-like isoform X3, producing MARKSTRTLPAMPSQDSAVDLPVPKTKKKRSKKVPSGVDNVEDPGVEMERVPSQGASPLGDAVTPDLGSDGGATQRRRRKKKTPTLDLAEDQAELVNGDRLDNLTDVETETVKKPKRKRKSRQAEPLPPELDVEEDDIISDSPPSIPQHALFSAPLGQSQPVGKVFIERHKRFQAADRSGAVQRSSDQTDDLMDQQQYWTTRDVALRVHGGFRVVGLFSHGFLAGYAVWNMVVVYVLAGKHLTGSLDLLVQYHGLAYPAQSLTYLLLALSTVAAFDRVNLAKGSLALREFLTLDPMALASFLYFSALVLSLSQQMTSDRINLYQSNSSLWTPGREGEVMHPWVTVNLVVAVLVGLAWIFISSQPETDYTEGYLMSMEVEPEYKTEMTA from the exons ATGGCGAGGAAATCCACG AGGACCCTGCCTGCGATGCCGAG CCAGGACTCAGCCG TAGATCTCCCAGTccccaagactaagaagaaaCGATCGAAGAAGGTTCCCAGTGGGGTGGACAATGTGGAGG aCCCCGGGGTGGAGATGGAGCGGGTCCCCAGCCAGGGGGCCTCCCCTCTGGGGGACGCCGTCACCCCCGACCTGGGCAGTGACGGAGGGGCCACGCagcgcaggaggaggaagaagaagacccCCACCTTAG ACCTTGCAGAGGACCAGGCTGAGCTGGTGAACGGCGACCGTCTGGACAACCTGACGGACGTGGAGACGGAGACGGTCAAGAAACCAAAGAGGAAGAG gaagTCCAGGCAGGcagagcccctcccccctgaactggatgtggaggaggatgacatcatcagtgactcccccccctccatcccccagcATGCACTGTTCTCGGCGCCGCTGGGCCAGAGCCAGCCGGTGGGGAAGGTCTTCATCGAGAGGCACA agcgtTTCCAGGCGGCAGATCGCTCCGGTGCTGTGCAGCGGTCCAGCGACCAGACCGATGACCTCATGGACCAGCAGCAGTACTGGACCACCAGGGACGTGGCCCTCAGGGTCCACGGGGGCTTCCG GGTGGTGGGTCTCTTCTCCCATGGGTTCCTGGCGGGCTATGCGGTCTGGAACATGGTGGTGGTCTATGTCCTGGCGGGGAAGCACCTGACGGGGTCCCTAGACCTGCTGGTCCAATACCACGGCCTGGCCTATCCCGCCCAGTCCCTCACCTacctgctgctggccctgagCACTGTGGCCGCCTTCGACAG GGTGAACCTGGCGAAGGGCTCCTTGGCGCTGAGAGAGttcctgacccttgaccccatgGCGCTGGCCTCGTTCT tataTTTCTCGGCCCTGGTTCTGTCTCTCAGTCAGCAGATGACCAGTGACCGGATCAACCTCTACCAGTCCAACAGCAGCCTGTG GAcaccagggagggagggcgaggtGATGCACCCCTGGGTGACGGTGAACCTGGTGGTGGCCGTGCTGGTCGGCCTGGCCTGGATCTTCATCTCCTCACAGCCAGAGACCGACTAcactgagg GGTACCTGATGTCCATGGAGGTGGAACCAGAGTACAAGACGGAGATGACAGCATGA